In the Gopherus flavomarginatus isolate rGopFla2 chromosome 6, rGopFla2.mat.asm, whole genome shotgun sequence genome, one interval contains:
- the GLT8D1 gene encoding glycosyltransferase 8 domain-containing protein 1 has product MTFRKVNIAILVLAIVIFLLLLHHNLLGLSDFLKRDVADSSPLGLQPIDFIPEAPQRQTDESNDQEIPVVITASDDRLGGVIAAMNSIYHNTKSNVVFHIVTLNDTVDHLRAWLSKTALKKVKYRILDFDPRILEGKVKVESEQADSIKPLTFARFYLPMFVPHAEKAIYMDDDVIVQDDILELHNTPLKPGHAAAFADDCDSTSNKFAIRGAGNQYNYIGFLDYKKQTIRKLAMKASTCSFNPGIIVANLTEWKLQNITKQLEKWMTLNVVEDLYSRTLAGNIATPPLLIVFYKQHSNIDPMWNVRHLGSSTGKRYSPQFVKAAKLLHWNGHFKPWGRTASYADVWEKWYIPDPTGKFSLIRRHSEIYESK; this is encoded by the exons ATGACATTCAGAAAAG tGAACATTGCCATCCTTGTACTTGCtattgttatatttttattacttctGCATCACAACCTTCTAGGTCTCAGTGACTTTTTGAAACGAGATGTAGCAG ATTCAAGTCCATTAGGACTCCAGCCTATAGATTTCATACCCGAGGCTCCTCAAAGGCAGACTGACGAAAGCAATGATCAGGAAATTCCTGTGGTCATTACAGCATCGGATGACAGGCTTGGAGGTGTAATTGCAGCCATGAATAGCATTTACCATAACACTAAATCCAACGTGGTGTTCCATATTGTCACTCTAAATGATACAGTGGACCATTTGAG GGCGTGGCTGAGTAAAACTGCTCTGAAAAAGGTGAAATACCGAATTTTGGATTTCGACCCTCGTATTTTGGAAGGGAAAGTGAAAGTGGAGTCTGAACAGGCAGACTCCATAAAACCG TTAACCTTTGCAAGATTCTACTTACCTATGTTCGTTCCTCATGCAGAGAAGGCCATATACATGGATGATGATGTAATAGTGCAAG ATGATATCCTTGAACTTCACAACACACCACTGAAACCTGGCCATGCAGCTGCATTTGCAGATGACTGTGACTCAACCTCTAATAAATTTGCCATCCGTGGAGCAGGGAATCAG TACAATTATATTGGATTTTTAGACTATAAGAAACAAACAATCCGGAAGCTCGCCATGAAAGCCAGCACCTGCTCTTTCAATCCAGGGATCATTGTTGCTAATCTAACAgaatggaaactacagaacatcACTAAGCAATTGGAGAAATGGATGACACTTAATGTAGT AGAGGACTTATACAGCAGAACTCTGGCAGGTAACATTGCCACACCACCACTGCTAATTGTATTTTACAAGCAACATTCTAATATTGATCCCATGTGGAATGTCCGACATCTTG GCTCTAGCACTGGAAAAAGGTATTCTCCTCAGTTTGTGAAAGCTGCCAAGTTGCTCCATTGGAATGGACATTTCAAACCCTGGGGAAGAACAGCTTCTTATGCTGATGTCTGGGAGAAGTGGTACATTCCAGATCCTACTGGCAAGTTCAGCCTGATCCGCAGACACTCTGAGATCTACGAGTCCAAGTGA
- the GNL3 gene encoding guanine nucleotide-binding protein-like 3, whose product MRRPKLKKASKRMTCHKRYKIQKKVREHRRKLRKEAKKRGHKKPKKDPGIPNAAPFKEEVLREAEQRKQRLEELKQKQKLARQKDLEKKRKLQAKKNATEANKHPEEKESTMKLKAKSNTLLDKNSKKSFCRELKKVIGASDIVLQVLDARDPLGCRCSQVEQIITQSGGNKKLLLVLNKIDLVPRENLEKWLHYLKNEFPTVAFKSAMQLKDRSVQEKQLRKKRAHIDLSRGSMCFGSECLLKLLREHCKTQDKAIQVGVIGFPNVGKSSIINSLKEVRVCNVGPVRGVTKCMQTVHIDKRIKMIDSPSIIAAPSNSALALALRTTTDTEESGKLLDAVNAILKHCSKQQMILYYNIPDFRNSVEFLTLLAQKRGMLKKGGVPDTEGAAKLLLYDWTGAKVSYHSLLPASRSLSPHLTKEVVAEMQQGFNLEELAKDNMNTIKAVKHPNLASSIVFQSSGLTNGTIEENELTEGTSELENMETSEEGEDLTEDDQDSDEEEEAVQEGSDVQTDNKTNPAKLSVEDGSSEEQTAGEQSRTLAFNLDETTDQDDAYDFNTDYV is encoded by the exons GTTCGGGAGCACAGGAGAAAACTCAGGAAAGAAGCCAAGAAGCGTGGGCACAAAAAGCCCAAGAAAGATCCAGGAATTCCCAATGCTGCACCTTTTAAAGAAGAGGTTCTTCGTGAAGCGGAGCAAAGGAAGCAAAGG CTTGAAGAActaaaacaaaagcagaaactTGCTAGGCAGAAAGaccttgaaaagaaaagaaagctacAGGCTAAAAAGAATGCTACCGAAGCAAATAAACATCCAGAGGAGAAG GAATCAACCATGAAACTAAAAGCAAAATCTAACACACTGCTGGATAAAAATTCAAAGAAGTCATTTTGTAGAGAACTTAAAAAG GTGATTGGGGCTTCAGATATAGTCCTGCAGGTCTTAGATGCCAGAGATCCCCTGGGCTGTCGGTGCTCCCAGGTGGAGCAAATCATTACTCAGTCTGGAGGAAACAAAAAGCTACTATTGGTGTTAAACAAAATCG ATCTGGTACCAAGGGAGAACTTGGAGAAATGGTTACATTATTTGAAGAATGAGTTTCCAACAGTCGCTTTTAAATCCGCAATGCAGCTGAAGGACAGAAGTGTG CAGGAGAAGCAGCTCAGAAAGAAGCGAGCTCACATTGACTTGTCAAGAGGCAGCATGTGTTTTGGAAGTGAGTGTCTTTTGAAGCTTCTTCGAGAGCACTGCAAGACTCAAGACAAAGCCATTCAAGTTGGGGTGATAG GCTTCCCTAATGTGGGGAAGAGCAGTATAATCAATAGTCTGAAGGAGGTGCGTGTCTGTAATGTGGGGCCAGTCAGAGGCGTTACCAA GTGCATGCAGACAGTCCATATTGACAAACGAATCAAGATGATAGACAGCCCAAGCATCATTGCAGCCCCTTCCAACTCTGCTCTTGCTCTGGCTTTGAGGACCACCACAGATACTGAAGAATCAGGAAAATTATTAGATGCAGTAAATGCTATTCTGAAGCATTGCAGTAAACAGCAG atGATACTGTACTACAACATCCCAGACTTCCGAAACTCTGTGGAGTTTTTAACTTTACTTGCACAAAAAAGGGGAATGCTGAAAAAGGGAGGTGTCCCTGACACAGAGGGTGCAGCTAAATTACTACTTTATGACTGGACGGG TGCCAAAGTTAGTTACCATTCATTGCTTCCTGCATCACGGAGTCTGTCACCACACCTCACCAAGGAGGTAGTAGCGGAAATGCAGCAGGGTTTTAACTTAGAGGAGCTGGCAAAGGATAATATGAACACTATTAAAG CTGTAAAACATCCCAATCTGGCAAGCAGTATcgttttccagtcttctggctTGACCAATGGGACAATAGAAGAGAATGAACTAACTGAGGGAACATCAGAACTGGAGAACATGGAAACAAGTGAAGAAGGGGAGGATTTAACTGAAGATGACCAGGACAGcgatgaggaagaggaagctgtTCAAGAG GGAAGTGATGTTCAGACAGACAACAAAACAAACCCTGCAAAACTGAGCGTGGAGGATGGAAGCTCAGAAGAGCAAACAGCAG GTGAACAGTCCCGTACTTTAGCATTCAACTTGGATGAGACAACTGATCAGGATGATGCTTATGATTTTAATACAGATTATGTGTAA